From the genome of Pelobates fuscus isolate aPelFus1 chromosome 6, aPelFus1.pri, whole genome shotgun sequence, one region includes:
- the RPL23 gene encoding large ribosomal subunit protein uL14: MSKRGRGGSSGAKFRISLGLPVGAVINCADNTGAKNLYIISVKGIKGRLNRLPAAGVGDMVMATVKKGKPELRKKVHPAVVIRQRKSYRRKDGVFLYFEDNAGVIVNNKGEMKGSAITGPVAKECADLWPRIASNAGSIA; this comes from the exons ATGTCTAAGAGAG GACGTGGAGGTTCCTCTGGTGCGAAATTTCGCATCTCCCTCGGTCTCCCCGTGGGGGCTGTTATTAACTGTGCTGATAATACAG GTGCCAAGAACTTGTACATCATCTCTGTAAAAGGCATCAAAGGTAGACTGAACAGGCTGCCTGCTGCTGGTGTGGGAGACATGGTGATggcaacagtaaagaaaggaaaGCCTGAACTCAGAAAAAAGG tGCATCCTGCAGTGGTGATACGGCAGCGGAAATCGTATCGGAGAAAAGATGGGGTGTTCTTGTATTTTGAGGACAATGCGGGGGTTATAGTGAACAACAAAGGAGAAATGAAAG GTTCTGCTATTACAGGTCCCGTTGCAAAGGAATGCGCAGACCTGTGGCCCAGGATTGCCTCAAATGCAGGAAGCATTGCATGA